In the Nocardioides marmotae genome, ACCCGCCGGCAGATGCGCGGTCAGGGCAGCGGGACGCGGAGGAACCGGGGCCGGTAGAGCAGGGGGTCGTCGAGGACCTCCTCGACGTCGGTGCGGTTGCGGCTGTACGACACCACGACCGACCTGGGCCGCGGGACCAGGTCGGGGTGGGCGAGCGGCATGTAGCGCAGCTCCCCGGTCGTGCTGTCCGAGGGCAGGTCGGCCACGGGCGGCTGAGCCGTGAACGGCCCGGTCGGCGCCGGCGCGGTCCAGAAGACCAGGTCGGAGCCGAGGAACTCCTCGCGCTTGCTGAAGGCGTACCAGGTGCCGCCGCGCTCGAAGACGCTCAGCGTCTGGGAGGTGCCGCCGGCCGCGGGGACCAGCTCGGCGGCCGCGGCGGGGTCGGCGACCCAGACGGCGCCGTCCCAGTAGCGCCAGCGCCCCGGCGTCAGCACGCCGCCCGGCCGGACCCGCGCGACGCGCAGCGAGAAGCCGGTGGGCGTGCCGGTGTCGGGGCGGGCGGTGCCGTACAGGTACAGCCAGCCGCCGTGCAGCGCGGTCGCCGCGCCCCACATCGGACGGGTCGGGTCGGGGGAGTCCGGGCCGACGTCGACCCGGGAGACGAGCTGCGGCGTGCCGCCCCGCGGGACGACGTACAGGGCGACGGCGGGGCCGAGGTTCTCGAAGCCGAAGGCGTCGTCGCGGTCGGTGCTGCGCACCCGCTGCGCGGTCACGGTGACCAGGTCGTAGCCCGGTCGCGGCGTCGCGACCACCGACATCGGCCAGTAGCCGACCTCGCTGTCCCGGTCGGGGATGACGGCGCCGCCGCCGGCCGGCACCACGACGCGGAGGCAGCCGGGCTCGACGACCAGCATCGAGTTGCGCACGAACCGCTCCTCGCCGGGGTCGCCGCGCAGGGTGTCGCCGAAGAGCCAGATCCGCCGGCCGTCGTGGAGCTCGGCCGCGGCGCCGACGTCGCCGCCGCGGAACGCGGGCGAGCCGCGCAGCTCGGTGATCCGGTTGAGGTCGGCCACCGTGCGCACCGGGCCGGTCGGCTCGCAGGTCGTCGCGGAGGCGAGGCTCGGGTAGGTCGCGGCCTCGTCGTCGCCGGGCAGCAGGACCACGACCAGCGCCGCGCCGGCGGCGAGCGCGCCGAGGACGGCGACGAGCTGGAGGCGCCAGCGGGCGGTGGTGGGTACGTCGGGGGGCGGGCCGCCCGGGGCCGGCGGTGCCGCGGGGCTGTGCCGCACCCCGTCGAAGCGGGTCAGTGCGAGCACGAGCAGGCCGGTGGCGGCCACCGCGGCCAGCAGCCCGAGGTCGCGGGCGGCCGCGCCGCCGGCCACCGCCGCGCGGACCCCGTCGGCGGTCGCCCCGGCGGTGGTCCACCGGGCGACCTCGGCCCACCCGCCGGGCAGGAGGAGCGGGTCGTCGGCGACGAGCAGCGGCGCCGGCACGACGAGCAGCACGGTCGCGGCCAGCAGCAGCCCGGGGAGCCCGAGGAGCGCCTCGAGCGCGAGGGTCAGCAGGCCGGCGGCCAGCACCCCGAGGGCGAGCGCGGCGGCGACCCCGGCGAGTCGCCCGGCACGTCGGGCAGCAGCGGGGTCAGCGCGACCGCGACCGCCGCGAGGGCGCCGATCGCGGCGAGGCGGAGCAGGCCGCGGGGGAGGGTGCGGGCGAAGGGCCCCCACGCCAGCGAGACGACGAGCACCAGGACGAACCCGGCGCCCGCGGCGAGCAGGCCGAGCGCGGCGTACGGCGGTGCGTCGCGGGCGGAGCCCAGTCGCTCGGGGCCCAGTCGCTCGGGGCCCAGTCGCTCGGGGCCCAGTCGCTCGGGGCCCAGCCGCTCGACGGTCACCGTGCGGCCGCGGCGCTCCTCGGCGGCCCGGACCTCGCGCACGAGCGCGCGGTCGAGGTCGGCGACGCGCAGGCCGGGCAGGAGCAGGGTGTCCTCGGTGCGGCGCAGGTCGACGAGGACCACGCCGACGACCTCGCCCGCGGCCAACGCCGCCTCCGCCGCGTCGCGGTCGTCGGTGGCGGAGGCGGCGAAGGGGGCCCGGGGCAGCGCGTCCACGTCCTCGGCGAGCGGCCCGACGACGACCTCGGGCCCCACGAGGAGCACCGGCGCGCGGTGGGTGCGCCCCGCCGCGGCGTCGTGGAGCGCCGGCAGGACGGCGAGGAGCGCGCCGACCAGCAGCACGAGCGCCGCGACCGTGCGCAGCCGCCGCCGGTTCCTCACCCCACCAGTCTGCGGGGGCGACACCGCGGCCGGCACCGCGGCCGGCTCAGCCGCCCAGGAGCAGCCCGAGACCGGTCGTGACGGCGGCCGCCAGCCACGTGGCGGAGCAGGCGAGGAACGGCGCCCACTCACCGGTACGCCGTGCTCGGACGCCGAGGTAGCCCCACGGCCCCTTCGTGGCCAGGTGCCACACCATCCGCGCGGTCGGCCGAGCCCCGACCACGAGGCCCCAGCCGCGCAGGTCGGCCAGGTCGCGGACGAGCGCCACCAGCCACAGCGCGAGCGTGCCGATGCCCAGCGCGACGGCAACGTCGGTCGCCACCGCGCGCGGCAGCAGGGCC is a window encoding:
- a CDS encoding DUF4185 domain-containing protein; protein product: MLAAGLLTLALEALLGLPGLLLAATVLLVVPAPLLVADDPLLLPGGWAEVARWTTAGATADGVRAAVAGGAAARDLGLLAAVAATGLLVLALTRFDGVRHSPAAPPAPGGPPPDVPTTARWRLQLVAVLGALAAGAALVVVLLPGDDEAATYPSLASATTCEPTGPVRTVADLNRITELRGSPAFRGGDVGAAAELHDGRRIWLFGDTLRGDPGEERFVRNSMLVVEPGCLRVVVPAGGGAVIPDRDSEVGYWPMSVVATPRPGYDLVTVTAQRVRSTDRDDAFGFENLGPAVALYVVPRGGTPQLVSRVDVGPDSPDPTRPMWGAATALHGGWLYLYGTARPDTGTPTGFSLRVARVRPGGVLTPGRWRYWDGAVWVADPAAAAELVPAAGGTSQTLSVFERGGTWYAFSKREEFLGSDLVFWTAPAPTGPFTAQPPVADLPSDSTTGELRYMPLAHPDLVPRPRSVVVSYSRNRTDVEEVLDDPLLYRPRFLRVPLP